One genomic region from Xenopus laevis strain J_2021 chromosome 2L, Xenopus_laevis_v10.1, whole genome shotgun sequence encodes:
- the pcdh8.L gene encoding protocadherin 8 L homeolog precursor gives MGRRYLWMVCVCVCLSVSRCKTVRYRTYEEDEPGTVIGTLAEDLHLEGEGSFRLMKQFNNSLIHVRESDGQLSIGERIDRERICRQSPHCTLALDVVSVAKEQFKLIHVEVEVRDINDNSPRFPGAEIPVEVSESAPVGTRIPLDIATDEDVGVNSIQSFQISENSHFSIDVQTRADGVKYADLVLMKELDRESQSAYTLELLAMDGGSPSRSGTTMVNVRVLDFNDNSPVFERSSVMVELMEDAPVGHLLLDLDALDPDEGANGEIVYGFSPQVPQEVRQLFKIDAKSGRLTLEGQVDFETKQTYEFDAQAQDMALNPLTATCKVIVRVIDVNDNAPVIGITPLTSISAGVAYITEAAARESFVALISTTDRDSGQNGQVHCTLYGHEHFRLQQAYEDSYMIVTTSALDREKIAEYNLTVVAEDLGSPPFKTVKQYTIRVSDENDNAPVFAKPVYEVSVLENNAPGAYITTVVARDPDFGHNGKVIYRLVETEVMGAPITTYVSLDPATGAVYALRTFNHEILQQLDLRIQASDGGSPQLTSSAIIKVKIVDQNDNAPVIVQPALSNGSAEVVVPSRAPHGFLVTHIKAKDADEGVNAELTYSIADEGRNVFTINKATGEVFLVADVSEAIGQVFRATVSVSDSGRPPLSSTATITFLVTSATPPINPELMQPSSWEEKVSRWDVPLIVIIVLAGSCTLLLAAIITIATTCNKRRKENKGDSKNPRDISELEKGEQDDDEGLISSQQGNLFDTRPFTGTEVPPTPEAPATEETFGSCLYDPQKRLRTTNSENYTPAPVFSKDTGPTVTVWKGHSFNTIPLREAEKFSGKDSGKGDSDFNDSDSDISGDALKKDLINHMQTGLWACTTECKILGHSDRCWSPSCGRPPNPHPPTVHTGQLSVSSFCKSTSLPRDPLHRDNYYQSSPAQAHLPKSGGLQSVYEKVLPKDYESRTLNLLSPPRPGRLPDLQEITMPLYKSPGTTRYMSPDDSTCEQDEL, from the exons ATGGGGAGACGTTACCTGTGGATGGTGTGTGTGTGCGTCTGTCTGTCGGTGAGTCGGTGCAAGACCGTGCGCTACAGGACTTATGAGGAGGATGAACCTGGCACAGTGATAGGGACTTTGGCAGAAGATCTTCACCTGGAGGGAGAGGGAAGTTTCCGACTGATGAAGCAGTTTAACAATTCCCTTATTCACGTCCGTGAGAGTGACGGGCAGCTGAGTATTGGGGAGCGGATAGACCGGGAGCGAATCTGCCGACAGTCCCCTCACTGTACCCTGGCTCTGGACGTGGTGAGTGTGGCCAAGGAGCAGTTCAAGTTGATCCACGTGGAGGTGGAGGTGAGAGACATCAATGACAACAGCCCTCGCTTCCCCGGCGCAGAAATACCCGTGGAGGTGTCTGAGAGCGCCCCGGTGGGCACCAGGATTCCTTTAGACATCGCTACTGATGAAGACGTGGGGGTCAATTCCATCCAGAGCTTTCAGATCTCAGAGAACAGTCACTTCAGCATCGACGTGCAGACCCGGGCGGATGGCGTGAAATACGCAGACTTGGTGCTGATGAAAGAGCTGGACCGGGAGAGTCAGTCCGCTTATACCCTGGAGCTTTTGGCTATGGACGGCGGGAGCCCATCTCGCTCTGGCACGACGATGGTTAATGTGCGAGTGTTGGACTTTAATGACAACAGCCCGGTGTTCGAGAGGAGCTCGGTGATGGTTGAGCTGATGGAAGACGCGCCCGTGGGACACCTGCTGTTGGACCTCGATGCACTCGACCCCGACGAAGGTGCCAATGGAGAAATCGTGTATGGCTTCAGCCCGCAGGTCCCCCAGGAGGTGCGTCAGTTGTTTAAAATCGATGCCAAATCTGGTCGCCTCACTCTTGAAGGTCAAGTTGACTTTGAGACGAAGCAAACGTACGAGTTTGATGCCCAAGCGCAAGATATGGCTCTGAACCCCCTGACAGCCACCTGTAAAGTCATCGTGCGAGTCATTGATGTGAATGATAACGCCCCGGTCATCGGCATCACCCCCCTCACCTCTATCAGCGCCGGGGTCGCCTACATCACCGAGGCGGCTGCCAGGGAGAGCTTTGTAGCGCTGATCAGCACCACGGACAGGGACTCCGGCCAGAACGGACAAGTTCACTGCACTCTCTATGGGCACGAGCATTTCAGGCTGCAGCAAGCCTATGAGGACAGCTACATGATTGTCACCACCTCTGCCCTGGACAGGGAGAAGATAGCCGAGTACAACCTGACAGTGGTGGCCGAAGACCTGGGCTCGCCCCCGTTTAAAACTGTCAAGCAGTACACTATTCGGGTGAGCGATGAGAACGACAATGCCCCTGTTTTTGCTAAGCCGGTGTACGAGGTCTCAGTGCTGGAAAATAACGCCCCCGGGGCTTATATCACTACTGTAGTGGCCAGGGACCCGGACTTTGGTCACAATGGTAAAGTTATTTACAGACTGGTGGAGACTGAAGTGATGGGGGCCCCGATTACAACTTACGTCTCGCTGGACCCTGCGACTGGCGCAGTCTATGCACTGAGGACTTTTAACCACGAGATCCTCCAGCAGTTGGACCTGAGAATCCAGGCGAGTGACGGAGGGTCCCCCCAGCTCACAAGCAGCGCGATCATTAAGGTGAAGATCGTGGACCAGAACGATAACGCGCCTGTTATCGTCCAACCAGCCCTGTCCAACGGGTCCGCAGAGGTCGTGGTCCCATCCAGAGCCCCGCACGGCTTTCTGGTCACCCACATTAAAGCTAAAGATGCCGACGAAGGGGTTAACGCCGAGCTGACCTATAGCATCGCAGATGAAGGCAGAAATGTGTTCACCATTAATAAAGCCACTGGGGAAGTCTTCCTGGTCGCAGATGTCAGTGAAGCCATTGGACAGGTGTTTAGGGccacagtgagtgtgagtgacagCGGGAGGCCCCCTCTATCCAGCACGGCCACCATCACTTTCCTGGTCACGTCGGCGACCCCTCCAATAAACCCTGAGCTCATGCAGCCGAGTTCCTGGGAGGAAAAAGTGTCCCGGTGGGATGTGCCCCTCATCGTCATCATTGTCCTGGCTGGCAGTTGCACCTTGCTCCTAGCGGCCATTATCACTATCGCAACCACCTGCAACAAACGCAGAAAGGAGAATAAAGGTGACAGCAAGAACCCGAGGGACATCTCTGAGCTGGAGAAAGGGGAGCAGGATGATGACGAGGGGCTTATTAGCAGCCAGCAAGGGAATCTGTTTGACACCAGGCCTTTTACTGGCACAGAAGTACCACCGACCCCTGAGGCTCCCGCTACAGAAGAAACATTCGGCAGCTGTCTGTACGACCCCCAAAAGCGACTGCGCACCACTAACAGCGAG AATTACACCCCAGCTCCTGTCTTCAGCAAAGACACCGGCCCGACGGTAACAGTCTGGAAAGGGCACTCGTTTAACACTATCCCCCTGCGGGAGGCTGAGAAGTTCAGCGGAAAGGACAGCGGCAAAGGTGACAGCGATTTCAACGACAGCGATTCTGACATCAGCGGAGACGCACTGAAAAAGGATCTCATTAACCACATGCAGACAG GATTATGGGCATGCACAACGGAGTGCAAGATCCTGGGGCACTCAGATCGCTGCTGGAGTCCATCTTGTGGCAGACCACCCAATCCCCATCCCCCCACAGTGCACACTGGACAGCTCTCAGTCTCCAGCTTTTGCAAGAGCACGTCGCTGCCTCGTGATCCTTTGCACAGAGATAACTACTACCAGTCCTCTCCAGCTCAGGCACACCTTCCCAAATCAGGGGGACTTCAGAGCGTCTATGAGAAAGTACTGCCCAAAGACTATGAAAGCAGGACTCTAAATCTGCTCTCCCCGCCAAGGCCTGGAAGACTCCCTGACCTCCAGGAAATCACAATGCCTCTGTATAAGTCCCCGGGCACCACAAGATACATGTCTCCAGATGACAGTACCTGTGAGCAGGATgaactttaa